The Rickettsia felis URRWXCal2 genome contains the following window.
CAATATTTTTAATTTTTGCAAGCAATAATTAATTTTTTAACTATTTATATAGATTTTGGATAAAACCAAACTAGGAGTAAACAGATTAGAAGCGTGATATTTAAGAGTAGATTATACTCCGTCATAGAAATATCGAAGATTTTGATTGCGGGTTTCGTGCAGGAGGTGATTGGCTGCGAGTAGAACATTTGCTTGATATGTTGTATAGACAAGCCTTTCGGGATACGGCTCATCGATGAGCAAAGAGCACTTGGTTGTACTATCCCTCTTTCTACGAAACTATGATATGTTGATAATATGCAAGAGCTAAGAATAGTTAGGAGAATGAATATTAAAGTATATTTGCTTAATTGTCTGATGATTAAAGCAGTTAAGCAAATTTTGATTAGCGTTAAATAGGGAAATCTTTCGTAAACGCATAAAGGGCAGGGTGTATAATGGAATATATATTCAGCAATATAAGCGGTAGCAAGTGCTATTATAGAAATTGCAATTAGTCCTAAATGTAGAACTTTATAGCTATCTTTTCTGATGTAATTTATAATAGTAGTAAATGGCATGGGTTTTATTTTTTTAAGGAACGTCATTGCGAGCGAACGTTAGTGAGCGTGGCAATCTCAGGATGTTTTACAAGATTGCCACGTCGCTTCGCTCCTCGCAATGACGTTAGTTTATTCTTTAAAATCGTAAAAAATTCAAGTGATATTTTACAAATAAATAAATTTAGTATATTGTCACTGATTATTAATTAAAGTGCAAGAAAAATAAATGTCAGAAATTTGGGAAGATGCTATTAAGTCAAACGCTTGGCCTTTTGTCGAGGCTAAGAAGATATTAGATAGCTTAAACGGTAAAGTTCCTGAAAAAAACTATGTATTATTTGAAACGGGTTACGGTCCTTCAGGTTTGCCTCATATAGGTACTTTTGGTGAGAATGCTCGTATGGTGATGGTGCAGAAAGCGTTTGAGCAATTATCCGATATTTCGACTAAGCTAATCTGCTTTTCCGATGATATGGACGGACTTCGTAAAGTACCGAGTAACATCCCAAATCCTGAAATGGTAGCTGGGTATATGGATATGCCGCTTACTTCTATCCCTGATCCATTCGGTGAATGTGAAAGTTATGGGCATTATATGAATGCAAAGCTTCGCTCATTTCTTGATAAATTCGGCTTTGAGTATGAATTTTATAGCAGTACTAACTGTTATAAAGCCGGTATGTTTGATGAAATGCTGATAAGAGTGCTAGAGAAATATGACGAAATAATGGAGCTGATGCTACCGACTTTTAGAGAAGAGCGAAAGGCTACCTATTCGCCTTTCATGCCTATATGCCCGAAAACGGGTAAAGTGCTGCAAGTGCCTATAGAGAAATGGGATGCTAAAGCAGGTACTGTTAGATATAAAGACGAAGCCGGTAATTATGTAGAAGTGCCGGTAACGGGAGGGCATTGCAAATTACAGTGGAAGCCGGATTTTGGTATGCGTTGGGCTGCTCTTAAAGTCGATTATGAAATGTACGGCAAAGACCATCTAGCAAATGCTCGGCTTTATTCGGAAATTTGCCGAATCCTAGGAGGCAAGCCGCCGGTGCAGCTATGTTATGAGCTATTTTTAGATGAAAACGGTGAGAAAATATCAAAATCAAAAGGTAATAGTATTAGCGTTGATGATTGGCTTAAATATGCTCCCGTTGAAAGTATGGCATTATTTATGTACCAAAATCCGACTAGAGCTAAGCGTTTGTTTTTTGATGTAATTCCTAAAAATGTTGATGAATATATTACTTTTAATCAGAAATATCATTTAGAAGAGGATAGGGCAAAGCGTTTTGCAAATCCAGTTTATCACATACATCACGGAAATGTACCGAAAATTGAGACTTTTGGCATTACCTATGCGTTGCTTTTAAATCTTACTTCCGTGTGTAATCCTTCTGATAAATCGGTACTTTGGGGATTTATTAGCAAATATGAGCCAAAAGCAACTCCAAAGACTAGTCCTTATCTTGACCACTTAGCAGAATTTGCTATAAGATATTATAATGACTTTATTAAAGCATATAAATCATATTTAGCTCCTTCTGAAAAGCATAAGGTTATTTTACAAGATATATTAGATATGTTATCTAGCATATCTGATCAAACCGAAGCTGAAGCGATTCAGAAAGCAATATATGATATAGGAATGAAAGCAGGATATGAAAATCTGCGTGATTATTTCAAGGATCTATATCAAATATTGCTTGGGCAAAGCGAAGGTCCAAGACTTGGGACTTTCATAAAGCTTTACGGTATAAAAGAAACGATGAAGCTGGTTGAAGGAAAGTTGTATACTCGATGAACTTCAAAAATTGGCTACGTCGTCCTACAAGTACTGCGGTGCTCACGTATTAAGTATACGCTCCGCTCCTCGTCTTGTGGACTTCTTGCTCTTTTTGAAGTTGATCTTCGTATACTTTCACGTTGTATTAATGTTATTCCTGCGTGGGCATCTAAGCGTCATTGCGAACGAACGAAGTGAGTGCGGCAATCTCAAGAATTTTGTATTGTTTCATGAGATTGCCACGTCAAGGCTTCGCCTTTTCTCGCAATGACGTTAAAATAAAAACTATTAACAAATGAATGAAATTTTTTGTAGTACGTTACCTATTTTTTTAATTACGCTTCTTGGTAGTATTATCAAAAATAAATGGTTAACTTCAGAAGAATTTTGGCGTGGTATTGAGAAATTATCGTATTTTGTACTATTTCCTGCCATGCTGTTTAATTACGTATCTACTGCCGACTTAAGCGTTGCATCGATAATTAAGTTAGTAGTGGCTCTTATTATTTCCACTATCCTTGTATCAATTGGTCTTATAATTTACCAAAAAAAATATAATATAGATAAAATCCAATTTACTTCCATTTTTCAAGGATCAATTCGTTATAATAGCTACATTTTTTTTGGAGTAAGTAGCCCGCTGCTTGGTCCTAGTGGGCTTTCTATTGTCGCCGTTATTTCTTCTTATATGATTATTTTTACCAATATTTTATCGGTAATGATTTTCGCTTATTATATCCCTAATAAATCCGTTACTAATACTATTAGAACTAGTTTTGTTTTAATGATGAAATTAATTGTGCGTAACCCGTTAATTATCGCAAGTTTAGTAGGGTTCGTTTTTAATTACTCAAATCTTGAATTACATTTAGGGCTTAAGAAAACGCTAGATAGTCTTTCTAATGCTGCTTTAGCTATTGGTATGTTAAATGTTGGAGCAGGGCTTAATTTTACTATTAGGCGAGAGGTTTTACACAATGTAATGTTTACAAGCTTTATTAAATTAGTTGCATTTCCTCTAGTTAGCGTAATAGTATTATGGTTAATGTCAATTGAGGGGATAGATAGATCGGTAGGAATATTATATAGCTGTCTTCCATGTGCAAGTACGGCTTATGTTCTATCTCGTCAGCTTGACGGTGATCCTGATTCTATGGCGTCGATTATAACATTTACTACTTTTTTCTCAGTGGTTACTATATCAATTATTATGTATGTAATGGGGTGAATTTACCACGTCATTGTGAGGAGAATTACATAGTAATTCGACGAAGCAATCTCAGGATATTTGACGAGATTGCCACGTCGCTTCGCTCCTCGCAATGACGATTCGGGTATCCACGCAACAACGACTGTTCGCAATGACGAAAAACCAAAACAAATAAACAAAACAGGAATTTCTAAAATGGATGAAATGAATAAAATAAATTATGCTGAAGCCCTTGAATATCATGAAAAAGATAAACCGGGTAAAATCGCTATTTCTGCAACAAAGTCTTTAGTTACGCAGCAAGATTTATCGCTTGCATATTCACCGGGTGTGGCTGCTCCTTGCCTTGAAATTGCTAAAAATTTAGAGGATGTATATAAATATACCGCTCGCGGTAATTTAGTTGCCGTAATCTCTAACGGTACTGCTGTACTTGGGCTTGGTAATTTAGGAGCGGCTGCTTCAAAACCGGTAATGGAAGGAAAAGCCGTACTGTTCAAAAAATTTGCCGATATTGATGCAATAGACTTGGAAGTGAATACGGAAGATCCTGAAGAATTTATTAATGCCGTGAAATATCTCAGTTATAGTTTTGGGGGTATCAATCTTGAAGATATTAAAGCTCCTGAATGTTTTATTATAGAAGAAAAATTAAAATCTTTAATGAATATACCGGTCTTTCATGACGATCAGCATGGAACGGCGATTATTACCGCCGCAGGGCTAATAAATGCAGCATATCTTACTAATCGCAAGCTTGAAGATTTAAAAATCGTGGTTAATGGAGCAGGGGCTGCCGCTATTGCTTGCATTGATTTATTAATTGCTCTTGGAGTCGATAAATCAAAGATTATTTTATGTGATACAAAAGGTGTTGTGTACAAAGGACGCCTAGAAGGTATGAATAAATGGAAAAAGCTATATGCAAGCGATACTAAGGTTAGAACCTTAGCGGAAAGCTTAAATAATGCAGATGTATTTATAGGGTTATCAGTAAAAGGGGCGGTAACTAAAGAGATAGTGAAAGGGATGGCAAATAATCCGATTATTTTTGCTATGGCTAACCCTGATCCGGAAATTACT
Protein-coding sequences here:
- the dsbB gene encoding Disulfide bond formation protein DsbB codes for the protein MTFLKKIKPMPFTTIINYIRKDSYKVLHLGLIAISIIALATAYIAEYIFHYTPCPLCVYERFPYLTLIKICLTALIIRQLSKYTLIFILLTILSSCILSTYHSFVERGIVQPSALCSSMSRIPKGLSIQHIKQMFYSQPITSCTKPAIKIFDISMTEYNLLLNITLLICLLLVWFYPKSI
- a CDS encoding Predicted permease, with product MNEIFCSTLPIFLITLLGSIIKNKWLTSEEFWRGIEKLSYFVLFPAMLFNYVSTADLSVASIIKLVVALIISTILVSIGLIIYQKKYNIDKIQFTSIFQGSIRYNSYIFFGVSSPLLGPSGLSIVAVISSYMIIFTNILSVMIFAYYIPNKSVTNTIRTSFVLMMKLIVRNPLIIASLVGFVFNYSNLELHLGLKKTLDSLSNAALAIGMLNVGAGLNFTIRREVLHNVMFTSFIKLVAFPLVSVIVLWLMSIEGIDRSVGILYSCLPCASTAYVLSRQLDGDPDSMASIITFTTFFSVVTISIIMYVMG
- the lysS gene encoding Lysyl-tRNA synthetase, coding for MSEIWEDAIKSNAWPFVEAKKILDSLNGKVPEKNYVLFETGYGPSGLPHIGTFGENARMVMVQKAFEQLSDISTKLICFSDDMDGLRKVPSNIPNPEMVAGYMDMPLTSIPDPFGECESYGHYMNAKLRSFLDKFGFEYEFYSSTNCYKAGMFDEMLIRVLEKYDEIMELMLPTFREERKATYSPFMPICPKTGKVLQVPIEKWDAKAGTVRYKDEAGNYVEVPVTGGHCKLQWKPDFGMRWAALKVDYEMYGKDHLANARLYSEICRILGGKPPVQLCYELFLDENGEKISKSKGNSISVDDWLKYAPVESMALFMYQNPTRAKRLFFDVIPKNVDEYITFNQKYHLEEDRAKRFANPVYHIHHGNVPKIETFGITYALLLNLTSVCNPSDKSVLWGFISKYEPKATPKTSPYLDHLAEFAIRYYNDFIKAYKSYLAPSEKHKVILQDILDMLSSISDQTEAEAIQKAIYDIGMKAGYENLRDYFKDLYQILLGQSEGPRLGTFIKLYGIKETMKLVEGKLYTR